In Aurantimicrobium minutum, the following proteins share a genomic window:
- the argF gene encoding ornithine carbamoyltransferase, whose protein sequence is MTKHFLRDDDVTPAQQAEILDLAAALKHSPYSERPLEGPQTVAVIFDKTSTRTRVSFAVGIADLGGVPLIMDSGSSQLGAKESISDTARVLERMVSAIVWRTFSQKGLEEMAAGTTVPVVNALSDEFHPCQLLADLLTIREHKGALQGLTVAFVGDGSSNMAHSYLLACATAGMHIRIGAPEGYLPDAQVVTDAEAIAATTGATVLVTEDAQVAVSGADVVVTDTWVSMGQEDQKAQRVKDFGAYQVDSALMAQADASAIFLHCLPAYRGYEVAPEVIDGSQSVIWDEAENRLHAQKALLTWLLRHSK, encoded by the coding sequence ATGACCAAACATTTCCTTCGCGATGATGATGTGACCCCGGCTCAGCAAGCAGAGATTCTTGATCTAGCTGCTGCCCTCAAGCACAGCCCCTACAGTGAACGCCCACTGGAGGGACCGCAGACCGTGGCAGTGATTTTTGATAAGACCTCGACGCGCACCAGGGTTTCTTTTGCGGTGGGCATTGCCGACTTAGGTGGCGTTCCTCTCATCATGGATTCAGGTTCGAGCCAGCTTGGTGCTAAAGAATCTATTTCTGACACTGCTCGCGTTCTCGAGCGAATGGTTTCTGCAATTGTGTGGCGTACGTTCTCTCAAAAAGGTTTAGAAGAAATGGCTGCCGGAACAACTGTTCCCGTGGTCAATGCGCTCAGTGATGAATTTCACCCCTGCCAGTTATTGGCTGATCTGCTCACTATTCGTGAGCACAAAGGGGCTCTTCAGGGTCTGACCGTTGCTTTCGTTGGTGATGGAAGTAGCAACATGGCACACTCCTACTTGCTGGCGTGCGCAACCGCAGGAATGCATATTCGCATTGGTGCCCCAGAAGGTTACCTGCCTGATGCTCAGGTTGTTACAGACGCGGAAGCTATCGCTGCGACAACCGGTGCAACAGTTCTGGTTACCGAAGATGCACAGGTCGCCGTTTCTGGCGCTGATGTTGTTGTGACGGACACCTGGGTGTCCATGGGGCAAGAAGATCAAAAAGCTCAGCGCGTGAAAGATTTCGGTGCGTACCAGGTTGACTCTGCTTTGATGGCGCAGGCGGATGCTTCCGCTATCTTCCTGCACTGCTTGCCTGCATACCGAGGTTACGAAGTTGCCCCAGAGGTTATTGATGGCTCACAGAGTGTTATTTGGGATGAGGCAGAAAACCGCCTACATGCTCAAAAAGCGTTGCTGACCTGGTTACTTCGACACAGCAAATGA
- the argB gene encoding acetylglutamate kinase: protein MTQMREEDAAATIKAATLIESLPWLKKFNDQIIVVKFGGNAMVSEELTRAFAEDMVYLRTVGIKPVVVHGGGPQITKMLERLGIESEFRGGYRVTSPEAMDVVRMVLTGQVSRDLVGHMNEHGPLAASISGEDAGLFVGERRGVEIDGEMVDLGLVGDVVDVDPEAVHALIDAGRIPVVSSIAPDKDTPGQSLNVNADAAAASLAVALGAAKLVILTDVAGLYSDWPNTDSLVSEITADELRALLPTLESGMIPKMAACLEAVDGGVPKAAIIDGRNPHSILLEIFTQTGSGTEVVAS from the coding sequence ATGACCCAAATGCGTGAAGAAGACGCCGCAGCAACCATCAAAGCTGCCACGCTCATTGAGTCACTGCCGTGGCTCAAGAAGTTCAATGATCAAATCATTGTCGTGAAGTTTGGTGGCAACGCCATGGTGAGTGAAGAGCTCACACGGGCTTTTGCCGAAGACATGGTGTACCTGCGCACCGTTGGAATTAAGCCTGTCGTTGTGCACGGTGGCGGCCCCCAGATCACCAAGATGCTCGAGCGTTTGGGCATCGAAAGCGAATTTCGTGGTGGATATCGTGTGACCAGTCCTGAAGCAATGGATGTTGTGCGCATGGTGCTTACTGGTCAAGTGTCGCGTGATTTAGTTGGCCACATGAACGAACACGGTCCGCTTGCTGCATCAATCTCTGGTGAAGATGCGGGTCTGTTTGTCGGCGAGCGTCGAGGTGTTGAAATCGACGGCGAAATGGTTGACCTCGGTCTTGTAGGAGACGTGGTTGATGTGGATCCAGAGGCAGTTCATGCGCTCATTGATGCTGGCCGTATCCCTGTTGTTTCTTCCATCGCCCCCGATAAGGACACCCCTGGTCAGTCACTCAACGTAAATGCTGACGCGGCCGCTGCATCGCTGGCTGTCGCCCTCGGTGCCGCAAAATTGGTCATTCTGACCGATGTAGCCGGACTGTATAGCGACTGGCCTAACACTGATTCCTTGGTGTCGGAAATCACCGCGGATGAGCTAAGAGCTCTTCTACCAACGCTTGAATCAGGCATGATTCCTAAGATGGCTGCCTGTTTAGAAGCCGTTGATGGGGGAGTTCCCAAAGCAGCCATCATTGATGGGCGCAACCCGCACTCGATTTTGCTCGAAATCTTTACCCAGACTGGTTCTGGAACGGAAGTAGTGGCCTCATGA
- the argJ gene encoding bifunctional glutamate N-acetyltransferase/amino-acid acetyltransferase ArgJ, which yields MSVTAAAGFSAAGVVCGLKSTRKKDFAMVRNLGPLKSAAAVFTSNRCKANPILWSQQVMADPVVEAIVLNSGGANCYTGARGFQTTHETAEAVAERLEVSAGDVLVCSTGLIGEQLDLDKLKTGVWDAGLAVLSDAGTTEQAGIDAAEAIMTTDSVPKLSVSTGAGYTIGGMAKGAGMLAPGLATMLVVITTDAVLTSEQLDTALRASTRVTFDRLDSDGCMSTNDQVTLLASGASGVEPEISEFTARLTELCRDLALQLQRDAEGASHDIHITVSGAVSEEDAVDVARAVSRSNLFKAAIFGNDPNWGRVLAAVGTTSAVFDPYNIDVSFNGVQVCTAGEPDQSRELVDLTPREVDIRIELHSGPATATIWTNDLTHDYVHENSAYAS from the coding sequence GTGAGCGTAACCGCTGCAGCAGGCTTTAGCGCCGCAGGTGTGGTGTGTGGGTTAAAGTCCACCAGGAAGAAAGATTTCGCCATGGTGCGCAATCTTGGACCACTGAAATCTGCAGCTGCTGTGTTTACCTCCAACCGCTGCAAAGCCAACCCTATTTTGTGGAGCCAGCAGGTTATGGCTGACCCTGTAGTGGAAGCGATTGTCTTGAACTCTGGCGGGGCGAACTGCTACACCGGTGCGCGCGGCTTCCAGACTACTCATGAGACCGCAGAGGCTGTCGCTGAACGGCTGGAAGTTTCCGCAGGAGATGTTCTCGTGTGTTCTACCGGTCTCATCGGAGAACAGCTTGATCTTGACAAGCTCAAGACCGGGGTCTGGGATGCTGGGCTCGCTGTGCTCTCAGATGCCGGAACAACCGAGCAGGCCGGAATCGATGCTGCCGAAGCCATCATGACCACTGATTCTGTTCCAAAGCTCTCGGTTTCAACCGGTGCGGGCTATACCATCGGCGGTATGGCCAAAGGTGCCGGCATGTTGGCCCCGGGCTTGGCCACCATGCTGGTGGTCATTACGACAGACGCGGTCTTGACTAGCGAACAACTCGACACTGCACTGCGTGCATCAACACGTGTCACCTTTGACCGTCTGGACTCAGACGGATGTATGTCCACCAATGACCAAGTAACGTTGCTTGCTTCGGGAGCATCGGGTGTTGAACCTGAAATCTCGGAATTTACGGCACGTCTGACCGAACTCTGTCGTGATTTGGCCCTACAACTCCAACGCGATGCAGAAGGCGCCAGTCACGACATTCACATCACGGTTTCTGGCGCGGTCTCGGAAGAGGATGCTGTAGATGTCGCACGTGCAGTCAGCCGTTCCAACCTGTTCAAGGCAGCGATTTTCGGTAACGACCCTAACTGGGGACGAGTTCTAGCTGCGGTGGGAACTACCTCGGCAGTCTTTGACCCCTACAACATCGATGTCAGCTTCAATGGGGTGCAGGTGTGCACCGCTGGTGAGCCTGATCAGTCACGTGAATTAGTAGATCTCACACCTCGTGAAGTAGATATTCGCATTGAACTCCACAGTGGTCCTGCCACCGCCACAATTTGGACGAATGATCTCACCCACGATTACGTGCACGAAAACAGCGCCTACGCGAGCTAA
- the argC gene encoding N-acetyl-gamma-glutamyl-phosphate reductase, which yields MTYSVAIAGASGYAGGEVLRLLADHPEFEVRTVTAHSNAGQRLVDVQPHLRSYGNLVLQDTTAEILSGHDVVFLALPHGSSGALATQLSAETLVIDCGADHRLEDKEDWDAFYGGEFNSAWTYGIPELPLSSGSQRDYLVGTKRIAAPGCNASAISLAIAPGVKADLIEAVDIVSVLSVGPSGAGKSLKVNLLASEIMGSASAYSVGGTHRHTPEIEQNLRKAGAVEASVSMTPVLVPMARGILATTTARVKPGVTLEKLHAAWSAAYANEPFVQVLPLGEFPRTADTLGANTCLMGLALDENAGRVVVISALDNLTKGTAGAAIQSANIALGIEETTGLTMNGVAP from the coding sequence ATGACATACTCGGTTGCCATTGCTGGAGCCAGCGGTTATGCCGGTGGCGAGGTACTACGTTTGCTCGCAGACCACCCCGAGTTTGAGGTGCGCACGGTTACAGCTCACTCCAATGCTGGCCAGCGTCTGGTTGATGTGCAGCCTCATCTACGCAGCTATGGCAATCTCGTCTTGCAGGACACCACCGCGGAAATTCTTTCCGGCCACGATGTTGTTTTTCTTGCACTGCCTCACGGCTCCTCTGGTGCCCTGGCCACACAGCTCAGTGCTGAGACTCTGGTCATTGACTGTGGTGCTGATCACCGTCTTGAAGACAAAGAAGACTGGGATGCATTTTATGGGGGAGAGTTCAACTCTGCCTGGACTTATGGCATTCCTGAGCTACCGCTGTCTTCTGGATCACAGCGTGACTATTTGGTAGGAACCAAGCGCATTGCTGCGCCAGGGTGTAATGCGTCCGCCATCTCCTTGGCTATTGCCCCCGGTGTGAAGGCAGATCTCATTGAAGCGGTGGACATTGTCTCCGTCTTGTCTGTGGGGCCCTCTGGTGCAGGTAAATCTTTGAAAGTGAACTTGCTTGCCAGCGAAATTATGGGATCGGCGTCGGCATATTCCGTCGGCGGCACCCACCGTCACACCCCTGAAATTGAACAAAATCTGCGCAAGGCAGGTGCTGTTGAAGCATCCGTGTCCATGACACCAGTGCTCGTCCCTATGGCTCGCGGCATCTTGGCCACAACAACTGCGCGTGTGAAACCAGGCGTCACACTTGAGAAGTTGCATGCAGCATGGAGTGCAGCGTATGCCAATGAACCATTTGTCCAGGTTCTCCCTCTGGGTGAATTCCCTCGCACTGCAGACACCCTGGGCGCCAACACCTGTTTGATGGGACTGGCCCTGGATGAAAATGCGGGCCGTGTCGTCGTCATTAGTGCCCTGGATAACCTCACCAAGGGAACAGCCGGAGCAGCCATCCAGTCGGCAAATATTGCTTTAGGTATTGAAGAAACCACCGGTTTAACCATGAATGGAGTAGCCCCGTGA